The sequence GTGGACCGTCAAGCCGCTGCGCGTCGTCGTGGCCGCGATCAGGCTCACGATCGCGGCGTAGCTGACCAGTGGCTTGCCGCGCCAGTTCTGGGTGATGTACGAGAACAGGCGATGCTCGATCTTGTTCCACTTGCTGGTGCCGGGTGGCAGATGGCAGACGCGCAGCTCCA is a genomic window of Chloroflexota bacterium containing:
- a CDS encoding ISAzo13 family transposase; protein product: ELRVCHLPPGTSKWNKIEHRLFSYITQNWRGKPLVSYAAIVSLIAATTTRSGLTVHCELDTDTYPTGRKVTDAEFASINLKRDTFHGQWNYRIRPRSRPYETLIS